GGTTCACCGATGAAGGCGGCGACGGTATCCGGGCCTTCTTCGAGGATCATGCGTTCGAGTTCGGCGGCGCAGTGGCGGGAAAACTCGCGTTCGCTCATGCCGTCTTCGTCGCGCCGGTAGTAGTGCGGCGTGAGGGTGTGTTTGACCTGCGGCAGCGGCAGGTCGAAAGCTTGGTGGAAGACCGGCAGGCCGGTGAGGCTGCCGGTCATCAGGCCGGAGCCATGATAGGCGCGGTGGCGCGAGATGATTTTCTTCTTCGTGCTGCGGCCGAGGATGTTGTTGTAGTACCAGACGAGCTTGATCTGGGTTTCGTTGGCGTCGGAGCCGGACAGGCCGTAGTACACACGGCTCATGCCGGGCGGGGCCATGCGGATCAGGCGCTCGGACAGCGCGATCAGAGGTTCGTTGGAGTGGCCGGCGTAGGCGTGGTAATACGCCAGTTCGTGCGCCTGACGCGAAATCGCGTCGGCGACTTCGCTGCGGCCATAGCCGATGTTGACGCAGTACAGGCCGGCGAAGGCGTCGAGGTATTCCTTGCCGTGCGCGTCGCGCAGGGTCGCGCCCTGACCGCCGGCGATGATCTGCGGGTTGGACAGGCCGTGTGCGTGCGCCTTGAGATTGGTCGACGGGTGCAGCACGTAGGCGCGATCGGCGGCTTCGAGTTCGGCGAGCGTATCGTTGGGGATGGATGCAGTATTGAGCGTCATGGTGTCTCCTCCGGGCAGGTGGGCTCAGCCGGGCAGGCCAAGGCAGATGTATTTCAGTTCGCTGTATTCGTCCAGGCCGTGCCGCGAACCTTCGCGGCCTTGCCCGGATTGTTTGACGCCGCCGAAGGGAATCGGCGGGCCGGTGAGTTTTGCGCAGTTGATCGCCACCATGCCGTAGTCGAGCGCGTCGCCGAGGCGGGTGGCGCGGCCAAGATCGGCGGTGTAGCAGTACGCGACCAGGCCGTATTCGGTGTCGTTGGCCAGCCGTACGGCTTCGGCCTCGTCGTCGAACGCCAGCACGGCAGCGACCGGAGAGAAGGTTTCCTCGCGGAACAGGGCCATGTCCGGGGTGACGTCGGCAACCACCGTGGGGGCGTAGAAATTGCCGCCCAGCGGCTTGCCGCCGGTGAGCACGCGCGCGCCGCGTTCGCGCGCGTCGCTGACGTGCTGATCAGCCTTGGCGACGGCGCGGGCGTCGATCAGTGGGCCGATATCGGTGTCCGGCTCGAGGCCGTGACCGACGCGCAGCGCGGCGGTGCGGGCCGCGAAGCGTTCAAGGAAGGCCGCATAGAGCGGGCGCTGTACGAGAATCCGGTTGGCCGCGAGGCAGTCTTCGCCGGAGGTCTGGAACTTGGCCGCCAGCGCGCCGTCGACGGCAGCGTCGAGATCAACATCGTCGAACACGATGAACGGCGCGTTGCCGCCGAGTTCCAGCGTCAGCCGCTTGACGGTGTCGGCCGACTGGCGGATCAGGGCCTTGCCGACCTCGGTGGAGCCAGTGAAACTGAGCGCGCGTACGCGGGTGTCGCGCATCAGCGCACTGGCGATGCTGCGACCATCGCCGGTGATGACCTGGAATATACCGCCCGGAATGCCGGCCTGCTCGGCCAGCCGAGCCAGCGCCAGCGCGGAGTAGGGCGTTTCGCTGGCCGGACGCACGAGCATCGGGCAGCCCGCCGCCAGGGCGGCGGCGGCCTTGCGCGTGACCATGGCCGAGGGAAAGTTCCACGGCGTGATCGCGGCGGTGACGCCGATGGGCTGGCGCAGCGTGTGCAGGTGACGGCCGGGCAGGTGGCTGGGGATGGTCTCGCCATAGGCGCGGCGGCCTTCTTCGGCGAACCAGCGCACGAAGCTGGCGGCATAGTCGATTTCGCCGCGCGCCTCGGCCAGCGGTTTGCCTTCTTCCAGCGTCATGATTCGCGCCAGATCCTCGCGGTGCTGGCGCATGCCTGCGTACCAGGCCAGCAGGCGGTCGGCGCGCTCATCCGGGGTCAGCGCGGCCCATGCGGGCAGGGCTGCGGCGGCGGCATCGATGGCGGTTACGACCGCTGCCTCGCCGAGTGACGGGATGTGGCCGATGGTTTCGCCCGTGGCGGGATCGGTGACGGCGAGCGTCTCGCGCGCGCCGGTCCAGTGTCCCGCGAGCCAGGCTTGTTCGCGCCACAAATGAGGCGTGTCGAGTTGGAAGTGCGAGCGTGTTCGTGCGGTTTGCGGGGCCATTGTCGCGCCTCCTTCCAGGTGAATGTCCGGTGGTCGTGCGTTGCGTGTCATCACGTTGCTGAGCCGATAGGTTCAGTATGCATCGCCAGGGGGTGGCGCACGGTCTTTGATGGGGCCGCGGCGCAGTCCATTTGGACTTTAGTTTGCGGAAAATAAAGTCCTTTATCTGTTTTGAGTGAAAAAATTATTAATTGAATCAATATCCAATCGGAGAATTTCGAAAATTCCCAGGTTTGGTCAGAAGCCGGATATTGCATAAATTCGTGTTGTTCGCACGCCGGATACGGGTTTACGGATCAACTCCGCAGGAGTGGCGTATCGGTAAGTATGGCTGGCTGTGGAAGCCATCTCTGGTGGGATCTGAAAGCCGGTAACAGTGGTGGCGATTCGTGAAATAGCCGGATCCTGGCGTTCGGTTCGTCAAGTCCGGCAGCCTCCTCCGACTGGCTCCTGGACTATCCTTGGGCAGCCACGCCCGTGTTTATTTACAGCAGGAGACTATATCCATGAAGCCGGTATCCGAGACCCCGCCGCAGCGCACGTTCACGATGACGCATTGGGGTGTCTACGAGCTCGAATCGGCCGGCGGGCGACTGCTGGACGTGAGGCCGTGGCGTGGCGATCCGGCGCCGTCGCCGATCGGCCGCTCGCTGCTGGCGGTCGATCACCCGCGCCGCGTTCGTGCGCCGCGGGTCAGCCGGGGCTGGCTGGACGCGCGCGAGGGCCGGCGGCGCGCACGACGCGGCAGCACGGAATTCGTCGAAATGCCCTGGCACGAGGTTTTGGATCGGGTCGCCAGCGAGCTAGATCGGGTCCGGCAGACGTGGGGCAACACGGCCATCTACGCCGGTTCCTACGGCTGGGCCAGCGCCGGGCGTTTCCATCACGCGCAGAGCCAGATGCACCGCTTCATGAACACGCTCGGTGGGTATACCCGTTCGGTGAACAATTACTCGTTCGCGGCAGCCGACGTGATCGTGCCCCACGTACTCGGCTGTTCGTACCGGTCGCTGCAGGATGAGGCGCCGGATCTGGCCGAGGTGGCGCGCCACACCGCACTGGTACTCACATTCGGCGGCATTCCGCTCAAGAACGCGCAGATCGAACCCGGCGGACAGGGGCGCCATCTGGTGCGTGATCTGCTGCGCACGGCGCATCGGCAGGGTTGCCGCTTCGTCAATGTCTCGCCGCTGCGCGACGATGTTGCGGCGGAGTTGGAGGCCGAGTGGCTGCCGTTGCGACCCAATACGGATACCGCCCTGATGCTGGGCCTGGCGCACACACTGTATGTCGAAAAACGCTATGACCGCGCTTTCGTGCAGACCTATACCACAGGGTTCGAGCGTTTCTCGCGCTATCTTCCCGGCACCGACGATGGGCAGCCCAAGGATGCCGCCTGGGCGGCGGCGCTGACAGGCGTGCCGGCGGCACGCATTCGTGCACTGGCGCGTGAACTGGTCGCCGCGCGCAGTCTGATCAACGTGAGCTGGTCGGTGCAGCGCGCCGATCATGGCGAACAGCCCTACTGGATGGCGATCACGCTGGCCGCGATGATCGGGCAAATCGGTCTGCCCGGTGGCGGATTCGCTTTCGGTTATGGCGCGGTCGGCTCCATCGGCAACGGCGTGCCGCGGGTGCGGATGCCGTCCTTACCCGGCCTGCGCAATCCGGTCGATAGTTACATTCCGGTCGCGCGGATCAGCGACATGCTGCTCAACCCCGGTAGCCGCTTCGCGTACAACGGACGCAATCTGGTCTATCCGGACATCCGGCTGGTGTACTGGGTCGGCGGCAATCCCTTCCATCACCATCAGGACCTCAACCGCTTGCTTGAGGCCTGGCAGCGGCCCGAAACGATTATCGTGCATGAACCGTTCATGACCGCGACAGCGCAACATGCGGACATCGTGCTGCCGGCGACAACGCCGCTGGAGCGCAACGATCTCGGCGGCGCATCACAGGATAATGTGCTGGTCGCCATGCGCCGGGCGATTCCGCCGGTAGGTCAGGCGCGCGACGATTACGCGATTTTTTCCGATCTGGCGCAACGGCTGGGCGTGCATGAGGCGTTCACCGAAGGGCGTTCGGAAATGGATTGGCTGCGGTATCTCTATGCGCGCCTGCGCGTAACGCATGACGA
This genomic stretch from Acidihalobacter ferrooxydans harbors:
- a CDS encoding NAD-dependent succinate-semialdehyde dehydrogenase; translated protein: MAPQTARTRSHFQLDTPHLWREQAWLAGHWTGARETLAVTDPATGETIGHIPSLGEAAVVTAIDAAAAALPAWAALTPDERADRLLAWYAGMRQHREDLARIMTLEEGKPLAEARGEIDYAASFVRWFAEEGRRAYGETIPSHLPGRHLHTLRQPIGVTAAITPWNFPSAMVTRKAAAALAAGCPMLVRPASETPYSALALARLAEQAGIPGGIFQVITGDGRSIASALMRDTRVRALSFTGSTEVGKALIRQSADTVKRLTLELGGNAPFIVFDDVDLDAAVDGALAAKFQTSGEDCLAANRILVQRPLYAAFLERFAARTAALRVGHGLEPDTDIGPLIDARAVAKADQHVSDARERGARVLTGGKPLGGNFYAPTVVADVTPDMALFREETFSPVAAVLAFDDEAEAVRLANDTEYGLVAYCYTADLGRATRLGDALDYGMVAINCAKLTGPPIPFGGVKQSGQGREGSRHGLDEYSELKYICLGLPG
- a CDS encoding molybdopterin-dependent oxidoreductase; the protein is MKPVSETPPQRTFTMTHWGVYELESAGGRLLDVRPWRGDPAPSPIGRSLLAVDHPRRVRAPRVSRGWLDAREGRRRARRGSTEFVEMPWHEVLDRVASELDRVRQTWGNTAIYAGSYGWASAGRFHHAQSQMHRFMNTLGGYTRSVNNYSFAAADVIVPHVLGCSYRSLQDEAPDLAEVARHTALVLTFGGIPLKNAQIEPGGQGRHLVRDLLRTAHRQGCRFVNVSPLRDDVAAELEAEWLPLRPNTDTALMLGLAHTLYVEKRYDRAFVQTYTTGFERFSRYLPGTDDGQPKDAAWAAALTGVPAARIRALARELVAARSLINVSWSVQRADHGEQPYWMAITLAAMIGQIGLPGGGFAFGYGAVGSIGNGVPRVRMPSLPGLRNPVDSYIPVARISDMLLNPGSRFAYNGRNLVYPDIRLVYWVGGNPFHHHQDLNRLLEAWQRPETIIVHEPFMTATAQHADIVLPATTPLERNDLGGASQDNVLVAMRRAIPPVGQARDDYAIFSDLAQRLGVHEAFTEGRSEMDWLRYLYARLRVTHDDLPEFDVFWTQGIHEFAATSSAHPPCRLLRAFREQPLEHPLATPSGRIEIGSDVIELYGYADCPGHPVWLEPGEWLGGAEAVHHPLHLLSNQPATRLHSQWEHGVTSQQDKINGLEALQINPGDARARGVRDGDVVLVRNARGRCLAGARVTDALMPGVVILPTGAPFEPAAPGVPGSLELRGNPNVLTRDHGTSQLAQGPSAQTCLVEVERYDPAADPR